One region of Flavobacterium sp. KACC 22763 genomic DNA includes:
- a CDS encoding mechanosensitive ion channel family protein — translation MIIQKRTFYFFSLFLLLFFSQLNYAQEQKNTKKESRGKLFNDTTATDSDYLMAIEKAGEVLESAYNDIDFAGDTRHLFGDMKRTESKLDLILASLKGANPNVRNQQMYRIVLQEIQQELEEQNKAINDRNQNLENIKKRVIDLRKDKTLITLLKDTIRRKQFQKEFGNLRKRYVATDSLMTKNQTTLNNKKRLTVQRKISVSNALATVESKLEKSGISIFKKEYPSLWQINDTAAKKRVTHNIKAKIIIEENVAAYYLSYKAGGLITLCFFMGLLFWYISRNIKYLKTNGYAENLLLLNFKYLNRGALLPVLVIALNIAVVTNLYAPALFLELIQLFLLGVLIFLFKNQWSGVAMRNWLFLLGLFFALCFLDLFITIGLLQRFAFVAINIFGIRYGLVQIKTLKEELYIKGFFKWASIIFIGLNILSILYNLFGRVSLSNMLSLTAFISLTQIVALSVLLKIILEIILLQIYTTRVKRGIEKMFDYESLSDTLKRPFIIVISYMWLIVIASNLNIWESLRASLTKLLSHPNTIGSITFTLGNIVLFFVIIWAAHLLQKYVAYFFGEIDDENEENINKRQHSKLLITRLVVLISGYLLAVAASGMPLDKLSILLGALGVGVGLGLQNIVNNFVSGIILIFDKPIQVGDVVEISSESGRIKSMGLRTTKINAPNGAEIIIPNGNLLSQNITNWTYTDNFKLVEITFEINGETIPEEINTIVNDTLSNLPLVNNSKPSQIYYSSISDGKYKLLIKFWCSIYRTEETISSARQELYVSFKNKGLTFSS, via the coding sequence ATGATTATACAAAAAAGAACTTTTTATTTTTTCTCTCTATTTTTACTTCTTTTCTTCTCACAGCTCAATTACGCACAAGAGCAAAAAAACACTAAAAAAGAAAGCCGCGGGAAGTTATTTAATGACACCACAGCTACAGACAGCGATTACTTAATGGCAATCGAGAAAGCAGGCGAAGTATTAGAATCTGCTTATAATGACATTGATTTTGCAGGCGATACCCGTCATCTTTTTGGCGATATGAAACGTACCGAAAGTAAACTGGATTTAATTTTAGCCAGTTTAAAAGGAGCCAATCCTAATGTGCGCAATCAGCAGATGTACCGCATTGTCCTTCAAGAAATTCAGCAGGAATTAGAAGAACAGAACAAGGCCATCAATGACCGAAATCAAAATCTTGAAAACATCAAGAAACGTGTAATTGATCTGCGCAAAGACAAAACTTTAATTACTTTATTAAAAGACACCATTCGTCGTAAGCAATTCCAAAAGGAATTTGGAAATCTTAGAAAAAGATATGTTGCTACTGATAGTCTGATGACTAAAAACCAGACCACTTTAAACAACAAAAAAAGACTTACAGTACAGCGAAAAATATCAGTTTCTAATGCTTTGGCAACTGTTGAAAGCAAACTGGAAAAATCTGGAATCAGTATATTCAAAAAAGAATATCCTTCTTTATGGCAGATTAATGACACTGCTGCTAAAAAAAGGGTCACGCATAACATTAAAGCGAAAATTATAATTGAAGAAAATGTCGCTGCTTACTATCTAAGCTACAAAGCCGGCGGACTTATAACTTTGTGTTTCTTTATGGGGCTTTTGTTTTGGTATATTTCCCGAAACATTAAATACCTTAAAACAAATGGCTACGCCGAAAACCTTTTGCTTTTAAATTTCAAATACTTGAATCGCGGTGCTTTGCTTCCCGTTTTGGTCATCGCATTAAATATTGCTGTAGTAACTAATTTATATGCTCCTGCTCTATTTTTAGAATTAATTCAGCTTTTCTTGCTTGGTGTTTTAATCTTCCTTTTCAAGAATCAGTGGTCGGGCGTTGCTATGAGAAACTGGCTTTTCCTTTTAGGATTATTCTTCGCACTTTGCTTTCTGGACTTATTTATCACAATCGGATTATTACAGCGTTTTGCTTTTGTTGCGATTAATATTTTTGGAATTCGTTACGGTTTAGTTCAGATCAAAACACTTAAAGAAGAACTTTATATAAAAGGCTTTTTTAAATGGGCAAGTATCATTTTTATCGGATTAAATATTTTATCTATTCTTTATAACTTATTCGGAAGAGTTTCTCTTTCTAATATGTTAAGTCTTACTGCTTTTATTTCGCTTACTCAAATTGTTGCTTTAAGTGTTCTTTTGAAGATTATTTTAGAAATTATTTTGCTTCAAATTTATACCACTAGAGTAAAAAGAGGAATTGAAAAAATGTTTGATTACGAAAGTTTATCAGACACTTTGAAAAGACCTTTTATCATTGTAATTAGTTATATGTGGCTAATCGTGATTGCTTCAAATTTGAACATTTGGGAATCGCTTCGTGCTTCTTTAACTAAATTGCTAAGCCATCCGAACACAATTGGAAGCATTACATTTACATTGGGTAATATCGTTTTATTCTTCGTTATAATCTGGGCAGCGCACCTATTGCAAAAATACGTTGCTTATTTCTTTGGAGAAATTGATGATGAAAATGAAGAAAACATTAATAAAAGACAGCATTCAAAATTGCTTATTACGCGATTGGTAGTCCTTATAAGTGGTTACCTTCTTGCTGTTGCGGCTTCTGGAATGCCTTTAGATAAATTGAGCATTCTTTTAGGAGCTTTAGGTGTCGGTGTTGGACTTGGGCTTCAAAACATTGTAAACAATTTTGTATCGGGAATTATCTTGATTTTTGACAAGCCAATTCAAGTTGGTGACGTTGTTGAAATTAGCTCAGAATCTGGCCGTATCAAATCGATGGGATTAAGAACAACCAAAATAAATGCCCCAAACGGTGCCGAAATCATTATTCCGAATGGTAACTTATTGTCTCAAAACATTACCAATTGGACTTATACCGACAATTTTAAATTGGTTGAAATAACTTTTGAAATCAATGGAGAAACAATTCCAGAGGAAATTAATACCATAGTAAATGACACACTTTCCAACCTTCCGTTGGTAAACAATTCAAAACCATCACAAATATATTATAGTTCCATTTCTGATGGAAAATATAAACTTCTAATCAAGTTCTGGTGCAGTATTTATAGGACCGAAGAAACGATAAGTTCCGCAAGACAAGAGCTTTATGTAAGCTTCAAAAATAAAGGCTTGACATTCTCAAGTTAA
- a CDS encoding phage tail protein, with amino-acid sequence MEVFLGTILGFGFNFPPRGWAYCNGQLIAISQNTALFSLLGTMYGGDGVNTFGLPDLRGRAPIHFGQGPGLSNIIQGERAGTETTTLTTLNLPAHVHALTGGTAAVTVTATTITGGTITNETDGGNNSFSSSGSTPNIYSEPGGSGTDKVGGFSATATLGGNTAPTGGTSPFSIRDPYLAINFCIATSGIFPSRN; translated from the coding sequence ATGGAAGTCTTTCTTGGAACAATTTTAGGTTTCGGATTTAATTTTCCTCCTAGAGGATGGGCATATTGTAATGGACAACTCATTGCAATCAGTCAGAACACAGCTTTATTTTCATTACTGGGAACAATGTACGGCGGGGATGGCGTGAATACATTCGGTCTTCCAGATCTAAGAGGAAGAGCTCCTATCCATTTCGGTCAAGGCCCTGGTTTAAGCAATATCATACAAGGTGAAAGAGCAGGTACTGAAACTACTACTTTAACAACATTAAACCTTCCTGCTCACGTGCACGCGCTTACGGGTGGTACAGCAGCAGTAACTGTAACTGCAACTACTATTACAGGAGGTACAATTACTAATGAAACTGACGGCGGAAACAACTCTTTTTCTTCAAGTGGCTCAACACCTAATATCTACAGTGAACCAGGAGGAAGTGGAACTGACAAAGTTGGCGGTTTTAGTGCAACAGCTACATTAGGCGGCAATACTGCTCCAACTGGAGGCACTAGCCCTTTTAGCATACGCGATCCATATCTTGCAATAAATTTTTGTATTGCAACAAGTGGAATTTTCCCTTCTAGAAACTAA
- a CDS encoding ABC transporter substrate-binding protein produces the protein MDNDIKIGILISKSQQYPSLDKDFIRGLKLNNLNVKFYVESIGIGADEKLIIDKIQKLNFQEDISIIIGFLGHHNMSDVYQYASNNDILLLAADLGATIPYQSTYKGIFINSLGLTESCYHLGKYFSDKKYKIATSTSFYDSGYGMLHALEYAFKEQNHFTGHYITPFNPRENESSYMDEIINAQQPNAVFAFYSGLYAEENADFMKQNKINQKYPFYVTPFFINDKILDEYKNNPHELYVVSTWMQHDTDATNFNSDYKEVYTESPSLFSILGYENGLILKHILLNATNLKTSSLIEAIHKLNIDGPRGTIRFDKDTNRTLFNHYIYQLNLDSLNTISFRKIETLINDGIFIKAFASLTKPEHLGGWDNAYLCH, from the coding sequence ATGGATAACGACATTAAAATAGGAATTTTAATATCAAAGTCTCAACAGTACCCTTCACTAGATAAAGATTTTATAAGAGGATTAAAACTTAATAATCTAAATGTAAAATTTTATGTAGAAAGCATTGGTATTGGTGCTGACGAGAAACTAATAATTGACAAAATACAAAAACTTAATTTTCAAGAAGATATATCAATTATAATTGGTTTCCTTGGGCATCATAATATGTCTGACGTTTATCAATATGCTTCTAATAATGATATCTTATTGTTAGCTGCAGATTTAGGAGCAACAATTCCGTATCAATCTACATATAAAGGCATATTTATAAACTCTTTGGGATTAACTGAATCTTGCTATCATTTAGGCAAATATTTTTCAGATAAAAAATATAAAATAGCAACTTCTACGTCCTTTTATGATTCAGGATATGGGATGCTTCATGCTTTAGAATATGCTTTTAAGGAGCAAAATCATTTTACAGGGCATTACATAACTCCCTTTAATCCTAGAGAAAATGAATCTTCTTATATGGATGAAATTATAAATGCGCAACAGCCTAATGCTGTTTTTGCTTTTTATAGCGGTCTGTATGCAGAAGAGAATGCCGATTTTATGAAACAAAATAAAATCAATCAAAAGTATCCTTTTTATGTAACGCCTTTTTTTATCAATGATAAAATTTTGGATGAATATAAAAATAATCCTCATGAACTTTATGTCGTGAGCACGTGGATGCAGCATGATACTGATGCAACAAACTTTAATTCAGATTATAAAGAAGTTTATACAGAAAGTCCCTCTCTGTTTTCAATTCTAGGTTATGAAAACGGGCTCATATTAAAGCATATACTTTTAAATGCCACTAATTTAAAAACGAGCTCTTTAATTGAAGCCATTCATAAATTAAATATTGACGGTCCTAGAGGTACTATCCGATTTGATAAGGACACTAACAGAACTCTATTCAATCATTATATATACCAATTAAATTTGGATTCCCTTAATACTATAAGCTTTAGAAAAATTGAAACATTGATAAACGATGGGATTTTTATTAAGGCTTTTGCCTCATTAACAAAACCTGAGCATCTAGGAGGCTGGGACAATGCTTATCTATGTCATTAA